The Pseudalkalibacillus hwajinpoensis nucleotide sequence ACGATCACTCCAAATACGACAGCCAGTGCTGTTTCGACAGAGCTTTTTCCTGTTTTTAATGCTGTGTAAGTAGCTAAAGCAGATACACCTGCAGAATGAGAACTTGGCATTCCTCCCGTTTGAAAGAAAGGGCGCCAATCCCAATGTCCCGATTTCGCTTTATGTGTTACTATTTTTAACCCTTGTGCTAGCATGATCGCTGATAAAGCTGTATTCATTCCCTGGTTCATTTTGTGTTCACCTCATCGTTATTCTGGCAAAAAAAGCACATGATTATGACGTCTATCGGAGAAATTATGTAAAAGGGGGAAAGGA carries:
- a CDS encoding divergent PAP2 family protein; this translates as MNQGMNTALSAIMLAQGLKIVTHKAKSGHWDWRPFFQTGGMPSSHSAGVSALATYTALKTGKSSVETALAVVFGVIVMYDAQGIRRHTGEIARLVNDLDEDIELLSGHYPDLFHARRDVELNELLGHQPAEVAGGALLGIGLGLIGYFSRK